One region of Anaeromyxobacter paludicola genomic DNA includes:
- a CDS encoding 2Fe-2S iron-sulfur cluster-binding protein: MGRLNERFAPDCTILVDGHRVPARAGERVTSALIAAGRPLLSRSPKYHRPRGPFCLAGSCASCLVRVDGVPNVRACETPCRDGMRIETQNAVGGASHDLLGAIDWLLPKGIDHHKMATWNQLANRVAVKASRQLAGLGLLPDEVPAPWPAASDERFEALVVGSGPAGLGAALALARAGKKVLLAEREPALGGRLRCRLGLPGDPELAWAAEVAEAVRRAGGEVATGAAVIGLYPGQEGTQAAVVQRGEPSRMRRILAPRVVLGSGSWIQRPVFERNDLPGIHAARSLAVLLAEEGVTPGERLAVLGKGPEAAAVAKRFSQAGLKVELVEGEVARARGRSRISGLTLVDGGEVSCDALAVATDRMPAAELARACGATLALDAATGAFRVKPGEAGRIAPGIHAAGEVTGPCSAAEAAEAGRVAGEAVARG; the protein is encoded by the coding sequence ATGGGTCGCCTAAACGAACGTTTCGCCCCCGACTGCACCATCCTGGTGGACGGCCACCGCGTCCCGGCTCGCGCCGGCGAGCGCGTGACCTCGGCCCTGATCGCCGCCGGGCGGCCGCTCCTGAGCCGCAGCCCCAAGTACCACCGGCCGCGCGGTCCCTTCTGCCTCGCCGGCTCCTGCGCCTCCTGCCTGGTGCGCGTGGACGGCGTCCCCAACGTGCGGGCGTGCGAGACGCCCTGCCGCGACGGGATGCGGATCGAGACGCAGAACGCGGTCGGCGGCGCGTCGCACGACCTCCTCGGCGCCATCGACTGGCTCCTGCCGAAGGGGATCGACCACCACAAGATGGCGACCTGGAACCAGCTCGCGAACCGCGTGGCGGTGAAGGCCTCGCGCCAGCTCGCCGGGCTCGGCCTCCTGCCCGACGAGGTCCCGGCGCCGTGGCCCGCTGCGAGCGACGAGCGGTTCGAGGCGCTCGTGGTCGGCAGCGGCCCCGCCGGCCTCGGCGCCGCCCTGGCGCTCGCCCGCGCCGGCAAGAAGGTGCTGCTCGCCGAGCGCGAGCCGGCCCTCGGCGGCCGGCTCCGCTGCCGGCTCGGCCTCCCCGGAGATCCGGAGCTGGCCTGGGCCGCGGAGGTCGCCGAGGCGGTCCGCCGCGCCGGCGGCGAGGTGGCGACGGGCGCGGCCGTGATCGGCCTCTACCCCGGCCAGGAGGGGACGCAGGCGGCGGTGGTGCAGCGGGGCGAGCCCTCGCGGATGCGCCGGATCCTCGCCCCTCGGGTCGTGCTCGGCAGCGGCAGCTGGATCCAGCGGCCGGTCTTCGAGCGCAACGACCTCCCCGGCATCCACGCCGCCCGCAGCCTGGCGGTGCTCCTCGCCGAGGAGGGGGTCACGCCGGGCGAGCGGCTCGCGGTGCTCGGCAAGGGCCCGGAGGCGGCCGCGGTGGCGAAGCGGTTCTCCCAGGCCGGCCTGAAGGTGGAGCTGGTGGAGGGCGAGGTGGCGCGCGCCCGCGGCCGCAGCCGCATCTCCGGCCTCACGCTGGTGGACGGCGGCGAGGTCTCCTGCGACGCGCTCGCGGTGGCGACCGACCGGATGCCGGCGGCCGAGCTGGCCCGCGCCTGCGGCGCCACGCTGGCGCTCGACGCCGCGACCGGCGCCTTCCGGGTGAAGCCCGGCGAGGCGGGGCGGATCGCACCTGGAATCCATGCGGCCGGCGAGGTGACCGGCCCCTGCAGCGCCGCCGAAGCGGCGGAGGCCGGCCGCGTGGCCGGGGAGGCGGTGGCCCGTGGCTAG
- a CDS encoding dicarboxylate/amino acid:cation symporter, protein MPAASAPRRKLSLTHQIAIGLAAGVLLGWLCPGFAVQLRPVGQLFLRLIKMIVGPLVLTSLVAGLAGAGGKMAGRLGLKALLWFEAATTVALFIGLAGAHLVHPGAGVGLAADAATAGKLAHAKGAVDFLLEAFPTSIFDALARNDVLQIVVFGVFLGLGIAAAGEKAARLRELAEQGAEAMFKVVGFVMRFAPFGVGAAMASTLGAKGLGVLLPLAKVIGTLYGSLLVFFAALFLAVRLLTRVRVSALLAAIREPAIVAFTTTSSEAAMPRAMEAMERLGVPRAVVAFVMPAGYSFNLDGSTLYLSVAVMFVAQAAGVHLSLVEQLAIMGTLMLTTKGVAGVPRSALVVLAGALTAFHLPLEGVAILLAIDELMDMGRSCVNVVGNCVATAVVACWEGVVPAGAPLLRAPRLAAANAPEAPARDRASGE, encoded by the coding sequence ATGCCCGCCGCCTCCGCTCCCCGCCGCAAGCTCTCGCTCACCCACCAGATCGCGATCGGCCTCGCGGCCGGCGTGCTCCTCGGCTGGCTCTGCCCCGGCTTCGCCGTGCAGCTCCGGCCGGTGGGGCAGCTCTTCCTCCGGCTCATCAAGATGATCGTGGGCCCGCTCGTGCTCACCTCGCTCGTGGCCGGCCTGGCCGGCGCGGGCGGGAAGATGGCCGGGCGGCTCGGGCTGAAGGCGCTGCTCTGGTTCGAGGCCGCCACCACGGTGGCGCTCTTCATCGGCCTCGCCGGCGCGCACCTCGTCCACCCGGGCGCGGGGGTGGGGCTCGCCGCCGACGCGGCCACCGCCGGCAAGCTCGCGCACGCCAAGGGCGCGGTGGACTTCCTGCTCGAGGCCTTCCCCACCTCCATCTTCGACGCCCTGGCCCGCAACGACGTGCTGCAGATCGTCGTCTTCGGCGTCTTCCTCGGCCTCGGGATCGCGGCCGCCGGCGAGAAGGCGGCGCGGCTCCGCGAGCTCGCCGAGCAGGGCGCCGAGGCGATGTTCAAGGTGGTCGGGTTCGTGATGCGCTTCGCGCCGTTCGGCGTGGGCGCGGCCATGGCGAGCACCCTCGGCGCCAAGGGGCTCGGCGTGCTCCTGCCGCTCGCCAAGGTGATCGGCACGCTCTACGGCTCGCTCCTCGTCTTCTTCGCGGCGCTCTTCCTCGCGGTGCGCCTCCTCACCCGCGTCCGCGTCTCGGCGCTCCTCGCCGCCATCCGCGAGCCGGCGATCGTGGCCTTCACCACCACCTCGTCGGAGGCGGCCATGCCGCGCGCCATGGAGGCGATGGAGCGGCTCGGCGTCCCGCGCGCGGTGGTCGCCTTCGTGATGCCGGCCGGCTACTCCTTCAACCTCGACGGCTCCACCCTCTACCTCTCGGTGGCCGTGATGTTCGTCGCCCAGGCGGCGGGGGTGCACCTCTCGCTCGTGGAGCAGCTCGCGATCATGGGCACGCTCATGCTCACCACGAAGGGCGTGGCCGGCGTCCCCCGGTCGGCCCTGGTGGTGCTGGCCGGCGCGCTCACCGCCTTCCACCTGCCGCTCGAGGGCGTCGCCATCCTGCTCGCCATCGACGAGCTCATGGACATGGGGCGCTCCTGCGTGAACGTGGTCGGCAACTGCGTCGCGACCGCCGTGGTCGCCTGCTGGGAGGGCGTGGTCCCCGCGGGCGCGCCGCTGCTGCGCGCCCCCCGGCTCGCGGCCGCCAACGCGCCCGAGGCCCCGGCTCGCGACCGCGCCTCGGGCGAGTGA
- a CDS encoding FAD-dependent oxidoreductase: MARTFICTCEDVTVKDVRRAFEKGYRDLESVKRYTGIGTGPCQGKTCLAIAARELLKLGATPGEVMPFTVRPPLHPTFFSALASLDPEALPLDEGVPRKPAPVEKPRPSGALPKKAHVVIVGGGIMGLGLAYNLAKRGVTDVVLIERGYLTGGASGRNGGGVRAQWTTPTMIRLAQRSLAIGDSFAAEMGINTWFRRGGYLFLAPSKKQVERIEKNAVLHNEHGMRTRVLTPAEAKDVVPELDPTRFLAASWNPDDAVVFPWPYVWGYATRAEALGVKVLTFTRVTGFESEGKRLTAVKTDQGTIQADIVVNAAGAWSPEVAALAGVKLPNEPERHEILVSEPLKPFLGPLVSNLGNGLYFSQSLRGEIVGGMADPNEPEGIQMGSTLRFLSRFARALTEVMPITGGVKVMRQWAGCYDVTPDNNPILGAAGYDNFLQLNGWVGHGFMMAPAVTELMAGWMAGDPPDEIFERFTLSRFERGETAGEDFIIG, translated from the coding sequence GTGGCTAGGACGTTCATCTGCACCTGCGAGGACGTGACCGTGAAGGACGTGCGGCGCGCCTTCGAGAAGGGCTACCGGGATCTCGAGTCGGTGAAGCGCTACACCGGCATCGGCACCGGGCCGTGCCAGGGCAAGACCTGCCTCGCCATCGCGGCGCGGGAGCTCCTCAAGCTCGGCGCCACGCCGGGCGAGGTGATGCCGTTCACCGTCCGCCCGCCGCTCCACCCCACCTTCTTCTCGGCCCTGGCCTCGCTCGACCCGGAGGCCCTGCCGCTCGACGAGGGCGTGCCGCGCAAGCCGGCGCCGGTCGAGAAGCCGCGCCCCTCGGGCGCGCTGCCGAAGAAGGCGCACGTGGTCATCGTCGGCGGCGGCATCATGGGGCTCGGCCTCGCCTACAACCTCGCCAAGCGCGGGGTCACCGACGTGGTGCTGATCGAGCGCGGGTACCTCACCGGCGGCGCCTCCGGCCGCAACGGCGGCGGCGTCCGCGCCCAGTGGACCACCCCCACCATGATCCGGCTGGCGCAGCGGTCGCTCGCGATCGGCGACTCCTTCGCGGCGGAGATGGGGATCAACACCTGGTTCCGCCGCGGCGGCTACCTCTTCCTCGCGCCCTCCAAGAAGCAGGTGGAGCGGATCGAGAAGAACGCGGTGCTCCACAACGAGCACGGGATGCGCACCCGCGTGCTCACGCCCGCCGAGGCGAAGGACGTGGTGCCGGAGCTCGACCCGACCCGCTTCCTCGCCGCCTCCTGGAACCCGGACGACGCGGTGGTCTTCCCCTGGCCGTACGTCTGGGGCTACGCCACCCGCGCCGAGGCCCTCGGCGTGAAGGTGCTCACCTTCACCCGCGTCACCGGCTTCGAGAGCGAGGGCAAGCGGCTCACCGCGGTGAAGACCGACCAGGGCACCATCCAGGCCGACATCGTGGTGAACGCGGCCGGCGCCTGGAGCCCCGAGGTGGCGGCGCTCGCCGGGGTGAAGCTCCCCAACGAGCCGGAGCGGCACGAGATCCTGGTGTCCGAGCCGCTCAAGCCCTTTCTCGGCCCCCTGGTCTCCAACCTCGGCAACGGCCTCTACTTCTCGCAGAGCCTCCGCGGCGAGATCGTGGGCGGCATGGCCGATCCCAACGAGCCCGAGGGGATCCAGATGGGCTCGACGCTGCGCTTCCTCTCCCGCTTCGCGCGCGCCCTCACCGAGGTGATGCCCATCACCGGCGGCGTGAAGGTGATGCGCCAGTGGGCCGGCTGCTACGACGTCACCCCCGACAACAACCCGATCCTCGGGGCGGCCGGGTACGACAACTTCCTCCAGCTCAACGGCTGGGTGGGCCACGGCTTCATGATGGCGCCGGCGGTCACCGAGCTCATGGCCGGCTGGATGGCGGGCGACCCGCCGGACGAGATCTTCGAGCGGTTCACGCTCTCCCGCTTCGAGCGGGGCGAGACCGCCGGGGAAGATTTCATCATCGGATAG
- a CDS encoding DUF2917 domain-containing protein, producing the protein MMNHSHTTQGPSIAPPRAAVTGTVDLDEGKAWSAEGRRHGVAIRCETGTVWITVEGDPEDHVLQAPAVFETHGRGRVAAQALQKSRITVQPN; encoded by the coding sequence ATGATGAACCACAGCCACACGACCCAGGGCCCCTCCATCGCTCCCCCCCGCGCCGCCGTCACCGGCACGGTGGACCTCGACGAGGGGAAGGCCTGGAGCGCGGAGGGGCGCCGGCACGGCGTCGCCATCCGCTGCGAGACCGGCACCGTCTGGATCACGGTGGAGGGCGACCCGGAGGACCACGTCCTCCAGGCCCCGGCGGTCTTCGAGACCCACGGCCGCGGGCGCGTCGCCGCGCAGGCGCTCCAGAAGTCCCGCATCACCGTCCAGCCCAACTGA
- a CDS encoding aminotransferase-like domain-containing protein — protein sequence MASSVEQQTASPAASEAQIPRYQAIARRFAQAIREGTLAPGEKLPSVRRLRADEGTSASTVLQALAQLESSGLIEARPRSGYFVRARTSLPVPRPSAPGVEAGTPLDGVSALVADLYHSASDPSLVHLGAATPAPSLLPSAALARALAAATRRSGSGGVELAYPPGLRSLRRLVAQRLVATGCALGEDDLLVTAGATEAIQLALLAVTNRGDTVAVESPCYYGTLLALEALGLRVLEVPCHPETGMDVDELSRRLDLHRVAAVLAVPVFSNPLGSSMPDEAKERLVSLLSARRIPLIEDDVYGDLAFAPSRPRPAKAFDRDGTVLYCGSFSKTLAPGFRIGFVAAGRFKERVEVLKFATSIATATPAQQALVQFLADGGYDRHLRTLRARLEQNVARVGEAVAGSFPAGTRVSRPRGGCFLWVELPPSVDALKLHRRAHDAGVAIAPGHIFSAAHVHASCIRFSCGEPWSERVDVAVRLVGRLAGQLVGRKGR from the coding sequence ATGGCGTCATCCGTCGAGCAGCAGACCGCCTCCCCGGCCGCATCGGAGGCCCAGATCCCGCGGTATCAGGCCATCGCGCGCCGCTTCGCCCAGGCCATCCGGGAGGGGACGCTCGCCCCCGGCGAAAAGCTCCCGTCCGTACGACGGCTGCGGGCCGACGAGGGGACCTCGGCCTCCACCGTCCTCCAGGCGCTGGCCCAGCTCGAGTCGTCGGGGCTCATCGAGGCGCGGCCCCGGTCGGGGTACTTCGTGCGGGCGCGGACCTCCCTGCCGGTGCCGCGGCCGTCGGCGCCGGGCGTCGAGGCGGGCACGCCGCTCGACGGCGTGAGCGCGCTCGTGGCCGACCTCTACCACTCGGCGAGCGATCCCTCCCTGGTGCACCTCGGGGCCGCGACCCCCGCGCCGTCGCTCCTGCCCAGCGCCGCGCTCGCCCGGGCCCTCGCGGCGGCGACGCGCCGCTCCGGCTCCGGCGGCGTGGAGCTCGCCTACCCGCCGGGGCTGCGGTCCTTGCGGCGCCTCGTGGCGCAGCGGCTCGTCGCGACCGGCTGCGCCCTCGGCGAGGACGACCTCCTCGTCACCGCCGGCGCCACCGAGGCGATCCAGCTCGCGCTGCTCGCCGTGACGAACCGCGGCGACACCGTGGCCGTCGAGTCGCCCTGCTACTACGGCACGCTGCTCGCCCTCGAGGCGCTCGGCCTGCGCGTGCTCGAGGTGCCGTGCCACCCCGAGACCGGCATGGACGTGGACGAGCTCTCGCGACGGCTCGACCTGCACCGGGTGGCGGCGGTGCTGGCGGTGCCGGTCTTCTCGAACCCGCTCGGCAGCAGCATGCCGGACGAGGCGAAGGAGCGGCTCGTCTCCCTCCTCTCGGCGCGGCGGATCCCGCTCATCGAGGACGACGTCTACGGCGACCTCGCCTTCGCCCCCTCCCGGCCGCGCCCGGCCAAGGCGTTCGACCGAGACGGCACGGTGCTCTACTGCGGCTCGTTCTCGAAGACGCTCGCGCCCGGGTTCCGCATCGGCTTCGTCGCGGCGGGCCGGTTCAAGGAGCGGGTGGAGGTGCTCAAGTTCGCGACCAGCATCGCGACCGCCACGCCGGCGCAGCAGGCGCTGGTGCAGTTCCTCGCCGACGGCGGCTACGACCGCCACCTGCGCACGCTGCGCGCGCGGCTCGAGCAGAACGTGGCGCGGGTGGGCGAGGCGGTGGCCGGCTCCTTCCCCGCCGGCACCCGCGTGTCGCGGCCGCGGGGCGGCTGCTTCCTCTGGGTCGAGCTGCCGCCGTCGGTGGACGCGCTCAAGCTCCACCGGCGCGCGCACGACGCCGGGGTGGCGATCGCGCCGGGGCACATCTTCTCCGCGGCGCACGTCCACGCGAGCTGCATCCGCTTCTCCTGCGGCGAGCCCTGGAGCGAGCGGGTGGACGTCGCGGTGCGGCTGGTGGGGCGGCTCGCGGGGCAGCTCGTGGGGCGGAAGGGGAGGTAG
- a CDS encoding cupin domain-containing protein, translated as MAKLMVKQFSQADERRPFQAHGRVELVDTGEGMVGRAVFEPGWRWSADVKPLAGTRTCEVAHSGYVLSGRMHLVMDDGEERDIGPGDYVVIPPGHDGWTLGDEPCVFLDFAGAANYARAQAGSRAQPGASGAEAGAPMH; from the coding sequence ATGGCGAAGCTGATGGTGAAGCAGTTCTCGCAGGCGGACGAGCGCAGGCCCTTCCAGGCGCACGGCCGGGTCGAGCTCGTGGACACGGGCGAAGGGATGGTGGGCCGGGCCGTCTTCGAGCCGGGCTGGCGCTGGTCCGCCGACGTGAAGCCGCTCGCCGGCACCCGCACCTGCGAGGTGGCCCACTCCGGCTACGTGCTCTCCGGCCGGATGCACCTCGTCATGGACGACGGCGAGGAGCGGGACATCGGCCCCGGCGACTACGTCGTCATCCCGCCCGGCCACGACGGCTGGACGCTGGGCGACGAGCCGTGCGTGTTCCTCGACTTCGCGGGGGCGGCGAACTACGCGCGGGCCCAGGCGGGGAGCCGCGCCCAGCCGGGCGCGAGCGGCGCGGAGGCGGGCGCGCCGATGCACTGA